The Rhodothermales bacterium genome contains a region encoding:
- a CDS encoding TolC family protein: MISRTVIFVVLTGLAVTGFVPSVRGQTVKPLTLQASIDLAQGQSPAAVSARLTFAQSYWSYRGSRSQVLPTVFLSADGPGLRRSIEELDQDDGTVEYVERNSTSGQARLSIAQPILWTGGQLFVSSRLSRLNNRFANTDFTQWQSAPLVLALSQPIFQFNQLKWDRRTEPLRYEVARRELRADLEDIAIDITRRFFAVYISQMNLEIATFNVAINDTIYTLSQGRFEIGKIAENDLLQSELALLNAQNEQSSASIAYDAAVQDLKLALDLPYDAALEIRPPARIPDMSVDPNEAVKQSRRNRPAYLDLDLDAVEARREVARARRNNGFSANLTASYGLNQSSDIFDRVYRDPLSQQQLTLSLQVPILQWGQGKAQVEAALARRQQVEQDADVRRKELDQEVYFEALQQMQLQQQVRIAAKADTVATRRFDVAKNRYLIGKIDITELFNAQREKDNARRSYVESLRQFWTSYFNLRRLTLYDFLTGMTIEVVE; encoded by the coding sequence ATGATATCTCGAACAGTCATCTTTGTAGTCCTGACCGGGTTGGCAGTGACAGGGTTCGTGCCGTCCGTTCGTGGCCAGACGGTGAAGCCGCTTACGCTCCAGGCGAGCATCGACCTTGCGCAAGGACAGAGCCCCGCCGCCGTGAGTGCACGCCTTACGTTTGCGCAGTCCTACTGGTCTTATCGGGGCTCCCGATCGCAGGTATTGCCAACGGTGTTCCTTTCGGCTGACGGTCCGGGTTTGCGGCGTTCGATCGAGGAGCTGGATCAGGACGATGGGACCGTGGAATACGTGGAGCGCAACTCGACATCCGGTCAGGCCCGTTTGTCCATCGCACAACCAATCCTGTGGACCGGTGGGCAGTTATTTGTGTCGTCGCGTCTGAGCCGGCTCAACAATCGCTTCGCGAATACAGACTTCACGCAGTGGCAGTCCGCTCCGCTCGTACTCGCTCTCTCCCAGCCCATCTTCCAGTTCAATCAGCTGAAGTGGGATCGCCGCACCGAGCCGCTGCGATATGAAGTGGCGCGGCGCGAACTTCGCGCTGATCTGGAAGACATCGCCATCGACATCACCAGGCGCTTCTTTGCCGTGTATATCTCGCAGATGAATCTCGAGATAGCCACGTTCAATGTGGCAATCAACGATACGATCTACACTCTTTCACAGGGTCGATTTGAGATCGGCAAGATTGCGGAGAATGACCTGCTTCAGAGCGAACTCGCGTTGCTCAACGCGCAGAACGAACAATCGTCTGCGTCGATCGCGTATGATGCGGCCGTGCAGGATCTGAAACTGGCGCTGGATCTGCCGTACGATGCGGCGCTCGAAATTCGGCCGCCCGCACGAATCCCTGATATGAGTGTCGACCCGAATGAAGCCGTAAAGCAGTCGAGACGCAATCGGCCGGCTTATCTAGACCTCGACCTCGATGCCGTGGAAGCGCGCCGCGAGGTGGCCCGGGCCAGGCGTAACAACGGGTTCTCGGCGAATCTGACCGCGAGTTACGGGCTCAATCAGAGCTCCGACATATTCGATCGGGTCTATCGTGATCCTCTCAGTCAGCAGCAGCTCACGCTGAGCTTGCAGGTACCGATTCTCCAGTGGGGCCAGGGGAAGGCGCAGGTCGAGGCGGCGCTGGCGCGTCGGCAGCAGGTCGAGCAGGACGCCGACGTGCGCAGGAAGGAGCTGGATCAGGAAGTCTACTTCGAGGCGCTTCAGCAAATGCAGTTGCAGCAGCAGGTGCGAATTGCGGCGAAAGCGGATACGGTGGCGACGAGGCGGTTCGACGTCGCCAAGAATCGATATCTGATCGGGAAGATCGACATCACCGAGTTGTTCAACGCGCAGCGCGAGAAGGACAACGCGCGGCGATCCTATGTCGAGTCACTGAGGCAGTTCTGGACGTCCTACTTCAATCTGCGGCGACTGACATTGTACGATTTCCTGACGGGTATGACGATTGAGGTTGTGGAGTGA